CGAACCATCAAAAAAATAGTCTACGAGTTTGATCAGAAGTTATTTAAAGAGATAAATAATGAACTTGTTTGACAACTTGCTGGCATTTTACTGTAGATTTGAACAATTTTTAGTAGGAAGCTCAATTAGCAGTCTATTTTCTAGCAAATAGACTGCTAAAATTATAATCTTATTATTTTCCCTCTTCTACAAATGTAGTAGTCAATAGAAACTCTGACTTTAAAGCAGGTTTAATATCATTTAATATGACTAAATCTATCGGCTTCTGAAAGTGATCTTCTAGGCTTATTTTTAAGTCCATGTAATTATCAAAAGATAAATCCGAGTCGTTAAATTCTACTATTACATCAATATCACTGGATTCTTTTTGTTCATCGCGGCTGTAAGAACCAAACAAACCAACTCGCTTAACACCGTGTTTATCTCTCCAAGTATTTAGGTTTTTTGATAATTCATCAAGGATTGCTTGTTTCGATAACATATTATCATCACCATTTTCCGACATTGGTTTTTTATTTTCGTTATAATTCCGAACCCATTAACAAATGATATAAGTCCTAATAATACTCTACCATTAATTACACATTCTACTGAACCGCAACCAGCCAAATTACTATTAAATTGCTGTTATTCCTGTAAAGGGTGAGATAGTTTAAGTGTATTAATTAAAGCTCCTATAAATAAGGAGCTTTATCCTGCACAACAAGATAATTTTGATACATCCTTATCAAATGTAAGGGCAGCTAATTTTATTCCCTCTGCCGATGTTAAATATGGAGCAAAGCTTTCTTTTAAATCCTCTACGGTTAAGCCAAATTTAACGGCTAATGTCGCTGCATAAATCACATCTCCTGCATTTTCAGCTACGATATGAACCCCTAATACTTTTAACGTTTTTGCATCAGCTACAAGTTTAAATACACCTGTTGTTTCCCTATTTACTATCGCTCTTGGGACTGCATCTAACGGTAATACTGATGTTTTTACTTCATAGCCTTTTTCTTTTGCTTGTTCTTCCGTTAAACCAACTGTTGCAATCGATGGATTTGTAAATATAACGCTTGGAACAACGGATAAATCTATTTTTTTATTTAATCCACCATCTGCATTATCTGCAACAACTCCACCTTCATAGGCTGCTACATACACAAATTGCGGTCCTAATGTCACATCTCCTGCTGCATAAATCTTTTCATTACTTGTTTGAGCAAATTCATTTATCAGTATTTCCTTTTGTTTTCCAACATCAACACCTGCAGCACGTAAATTTAAAGAATCCGTATTTGGTTTTCTTCCTGTTGCAATAAGTAACTGCTCTGATTCAACGACTTTTTTCTTACTGTTTACAGTTAGATAAACCTTTTTTATCTCCCCATCTTGTTCGACACACTCATATGTTGCTCCTTTGATAAGGTGTATACCCTGTTCGATTAACATTTTTTCTACTGTTTCAGAAATTTCCGGGTCATACTCTTTTAATAATCGCTCACTTCTTTGTATAAGTGTTACTTCTGAACCTAAATGATGGAAGAGTTGCCCAAGCTCAATCCCAATATATCCTGAACCTATCACCGTTAAACGTTTTGGAACTTTCTTTAATTCAAATAGCGTTGTACTTGTTAAATAATCAACTTTATTAAGTCCAGAAATCGATGGGATAGAAGGAGAGGCCCCTGTTGCAATTAAAAAGCGTTTTGCAGAAAGTTTTGTTCCATTTACCTCAATTGTATTTTCATCAACAAAGCTTGCTTCTCCCTCAATTAAATCAAATCCATATTCGTCTATTAAATCGACATATTTTTGATTCCGAAGTTCACTCACTAATTCGTTCTTTTGCTTGATTAAAGGAGCCAATTCCACTTCTCCAGCAGATGTTTGTAAACCTATAAACGGATTTATCTTAGCTAAATGATTGATTTCCCCTGCTCTAAGAAGGGTCTTGGATGGAACACAGCCAATATTCACACAGGTCCCTCCAATCGTTCCACGCTCAATCATTCCAACTTTTGCACCGTATTCAATAGCTTTAATTGCAGCAGAAAAAGCTGCACCACCAGAACCAATAATAAGAAGATCATAATTACCTTTAGTACCTAACACCACATTTTCTTGTTGTAGTAACTCTTCAATTTCTCCAGTTTGATAATTTGCTTCGTTAATTGCCCTTTTTGCACTTTCAACCTCTATACCATTAGGCAATTCAAATACTACTTCACCGCGACGGAAATTTGCTTCAGTATTTTTAGCACCTATACTTTCAAGTGCTGACTCTACGTGTTTTTCACAGCCTGTACAAGTCATTCCTTCAATATTTACCTTATATTTATTCATAATAAAGCTCCTTTCATTAATCTCTCATGTTAAAGTTTCTATTATTGGACACGCATGTAATTGCTTTTCATCAGGACATCGTTGTTTCAAGTCACCTAACATAGTTTCAATTCGTTTTAAATCCTCTATTTGCTTTTGAACTTCCTCTTGTTTTCTAGAAACAAATTCAAACATATCTTGGCAACGGACTTCATCTTTATCTACAACTCCAAGTAACTTGTAGATTTCACCTAAAGAAAAACCAAGCTCTTGTATTCGCTTGATGAATCCTACACGCTTAACGTCATAATCTGAATATAAACGATAACCAGTTTTTGTTCGGGAAGGTTCCTTTAGTAAATTTTTTCGTTCGTAATATCTAATCGTCTCTTTGTTAACTCCACATTTATCTGCAAACTCACCAATGCGATAAATCACTATTTTCACCTCAATAAAATTATAAACCATGTACTACAGTACATGGTCAAGTAGATATATATTATTAAAATTTCCCTACTAAAGTATTCTCCTTCAATGAAAAGTGGTTATTTATTATAAAATTGCCCCCACTAGTAAATGGTTAAGATAAATTTAAAAAGGTTGGAAGTTCTCCCTACCTTTTATTTCACTTATCAGTCGTTTTATGATTATTGTTTTCCCTTTTTAAAACTCTGATAATTCTTATTCCCACCAGACAGGTTAAATACCTCTTTAAAACTCATATTAATTAATACATTCTGAGCCGCATTACCAGTAACACCCTTTTGTTCAAGGGAATAAACAGCTGATGCAACTCTAGTTAAATCTGGATCGACACTCGGTCCACAAACACCTGTAGAACAACATTTTGCTGGGTCAAACATTTCTACCTTTTTCATCATGAACAACTTCTTTATTGATGTATAGTTATATACTTATATAGAAACCGAAAAGATAAGGCTTGCGTATCAACATGCCTCATCATTCCCTATTATTCACCTGTTTCAGCAAATCGCTTAATCCGTTCACCTATTTCATCACGAACGCGCTGAAACACTTTCCAAATTTCTTCTTCCGTACCTTCAGCCTTGGCTGGATCGTCAAAGCCCCAATGTTCACGTTTTACATGAGGTGGTGTCACTGGACAGCGGTCTTTGGCATCTCCACATAATGTTACCGCCAATGTTGCGTTATTTAAAAATTCTTGATCAATGGTTTCCGATTTTTGAACAGAAATATCAATTCCAGCTTCCTTCATTGCTTTTACCGCATTTGGGTTTAGTCCATGTGCCTCAATCCCTGCACTTCTAACTTCCCATTCATCTCCGAGATATTTTTTCGCCCATCCCTCTGCCATTTGACTACGGCATGAGTTCCCTGTACATAAGAAATAAATTGTTTTTTTAGCCATAATTCATTCTCCTTTTTAAAATAGTAGAAGTGTTAGATAAAGACCTACTAAAGTAATAAAAAGTATTGGGATAGTTAAAACAATCCCGGTTTTAAAATAG
The Bacillus xiapuensis DNA segment above includes these coding regions:
- a CDS encoding nucleotidyltransferase family protein; protein product: MSENGDDNMLSKQAILDELSKNLNTWRDKHGVKRVGLFGSYSRDEQKESSDIDVIVEFNDSDLSFDNYMDLKISLEDHFQKPIDLVILNDIKPALKSEFLLTTTFVEEGK
- the merA gene encoding mercury(II) reductase; this translates as MNKYKVNIEGMTCTGCEKHVESALESIGAKNTEANFRRGEVVFELPNGIEVESAKRAINEANYQTGEIEELLQQENVVLGTKGNYDLLIIGSGGAAFSAAIKAIEYGAKVGMIERGTIGGTCVNIGCVPSKTLLRAGEINHLAKINPFIGLQTSAGEVELAPLIKQKNELVSELRNQKYVDLIDEYGFDLIEGEASFVDENTIEVNGTKLSAKRFLIATGASPSIPSISGLNKVDYLTSTTLFELKKVPKRLTVIGSGYIGIELGQLFHHLGSEVTLIQRSERLLKEYDPEISETVEKMLIEQGIHLIKGATYECVEQDGEIKKVYLTVNSKKKVVESEQLLIATGRKPNTDSLNLRAAGVDVGKQKEILINEFAQTSNEKIYAAGDVTLGPQFVYVAAYEGGVVADNADGGLNKKIDLSVVPSVIFTNPSIATVGLTEEQAKEKGYEVKTSVLPLDAVPRAIVNRETTGVFKLVADAKTLKVLGVHIVAENAGDVIYAATLAVKFGLTVEDLKESFAPYLTSAEGIKLAALTFDKDVSKLSCCAG
- the merR gene encoding Hg(II)-responsive transcriptional regulator, with amino-acid sequence MIYRIGEFADKCGVNKETIRYYERKNLLKEPSRTKTGYRLYSDYDVKRVGFIKRIQELGFSLGEIYKLLGVVDKDEVRCQDMFEFVSRKQEEVQKQIEDLKRIETMLGDLKQRCPDEKQLHACPIIETLT
- a CDS encoding arsenic metallochaperone ArsD family protein, which encodes MMKKVEMFDPAKCCSTGVCGPSVDPDLTRVASAVYSLEQKGVTGNAAQNVLINMSFKEVFNLSGGNKNYQSFKKGKQ
- the arsC gene encoding arsenate reductase (thioredoxin) — its product is MAKKTIYFLCTGNSCRSQMAEGWAKKYLGDEWEVRSAGIEAHGLNPNAVKAMKEAGIDISVQKSETIDQEFLNNATLAVTLCGDAKDRCPVTPPHVKREHWGFDDPAKAEGTEEEIWKVFQRVRDEIGERIKRFAETGE